The genomic segment atagccaggcaaaatttaatattttactaAGACACCCTCCTACTGACTACATGCTAGATCGATTGATCTTGGGCAGCCTCATTCAAGATAgctttatatttttcatttattaTAATAGTTCGATTATTGAAATATTGAATATCGAAAAATTAAATtgagtttatttttaaaaccaaGTTGAAGACATTCAAACTAATTTCTTATAAAAATTGATTAaacattttgaaaaatatttaaaataatgtaagttgaatgagtaaaaatgttttgtttgaagcattttatcaaatattttgtatgtgaaattttaatatttgaagaacacagAATATTTCAACAATGTATATTAAAAACAATagcaataattaataaaatgtgataaataaataaacactgaTTTGTTTATTAACGTTTGAagattaacaactcctaagTCACCTCTTATTTTACATAGTAAAGATTCACAAAAAAAACTTTGACTTATACAATTCTTTGTACAAAGTCATTTCAACTTAGGACTTATCCATTACGTAATTGAAACTCCTAACACGCATGATTGTAAGTTGCAATATCACAATTCACATAATATTTAATGTCTCTTATGTCAAGATTACAAACATTAtgtttaatgtctttgtgtgaACTTAATCTTCTAAACTTTGAAACTTAACTAttatgtatatgtgtgagtgattgtgtgtgagaatTTTTATGGAGTATATAAATATCAAATGTATACTCACACTTGTGTTTGCTCGAAAATTTCTCATGTAGGTTGCTCATTCTTTAAATAGCTTTCCAAATCTTATAATTGATTTTTAAGATGTATATATAACTTCCAAAGAGTGATATATACATTATAcgtttgaaaatattttgtgtGATTCCCGCTATTAACACAGTCATttgattattaaaattaaaagtaaacGAAAAGAATAAAGTTTACTAAACGAATATGCAAATTGTCAGTGTTATTCTTAGACAGTCTAGCCGAATCGGTCAAAATTATGGCCAATTTTGAAAGGCTTGCCTCGAGATTTAATTAAATCAACTGATATAATACATAATTTGATTTAGTGATCCAGTTACTTTCGAAGGTACATAAAATAGGGTGGGTGCGTGCAAATAATACCATTTTTCACACGTAATCTACAAAGAAAATGATACGAGACTGCTCTTTTTTTATTAATTCCATCAAGACTTTGATTCTTTGAAACAAGATACGCAACGGGCCTCAGAAAGCAAGAAACGAGCAAAACTTCCGAAACGACAAATTTTATGCCAAAACATTTCATGGATGGAATCATCAGAAACCATGTTCGGCTCTAAATTACAACAGTTTGTCTATTTTAACCATTTGTGGATACTACAGCGGCAATAGAAAGACAAGACGGAAACTCAGGACAGGATAGCCATTACATCGGATGCACGCAGTGCTATGTAATTGGAACCATCACTGCCTTTGAAGTCGTTGCCTGCATATTTCGAGTACAAAACTGTATTTCCTGGGGCAACTGACAATGGCTTCCGATCGCCCTCATCATCTAGGCGCCCAGGACCAACTGCTACAACCTGTTATTTAAGGGTAAAAAATGTAAAAGTTTGTCCCCGCTATATCAGCCTATATGCATGGCTTCCGGCCCGTGCTATAAACTAGTCAAAAGACATCAAGAAATGAAGAATTTCGAACAACATTGAATTGTGTCTCACACTTATTAAAGTTCAATAACCATTACTCACCGTGCCGATGGAAGGCTTCTCCTTGCTCGCATCAGTTAAGAACAATCCGCCGGTAGTTTTCTCTTCAATCTCAGCCacctaaaataaaaaaatgtttaaagaGCATCAAATGTAATAACGGTATGCTGAGCATGTACCGACGATCAATAAAGGTTATACAATTATCTACATGTATTTTCATTGTTTCTCTACTCGGGATGCTTTGGATTATGTCTCATTCCAGGAAAAATTATGGCATTATCGAAGTTTAATTTGAAGCTAGAGAACAAACAAATAACCAGAACCACCTTTTTTGCAGTATGAAGGCGACCATCTATATATCTATTCATGTTATGAATCATAAAAGAAAGAGCACCTACGAGTGAATCTATTGCATGACACGGATCATAGAGTTTCATGTTGGTCTCGTCATGTCATCGcttaaatttacaaaaatgGCTCTACTCTTTGTAGTTATCAACATGACGCTAAAgtttaaatatttcaagaaaatcactATTTGAATGTTCCAAAATAATAGTCATGTTCAGCACAAAATTTTCCAACTTCCGATATACAACGGTATCAGACAAATAATTGATAACAAACACACACTGTGTGTCAGTGAAACAAGGCTTGTATGAATATAAATGGATCACAAGTAGACACAGTAAGCTGAAGGAATAATTAACCCTTATGAGAACTCTGTCATTCAAAGGCTTCAAATCCTTTATGTCATCAGTATCAAGAGTACCAACAATATCATCTTCCTTAAGAATGAGATGATTCGAACCATCGAACTCCACTTCTGTACCGGCATACTTCGAGTACACCACTTGGGTGCCAGTCTAAACACAGGTATCAATAGGTAAGTCTGAGTTATTACATGTGTAAAACAGTAAAACGCTAAAAAGATCTGACCATACCTTCAAACTAATCTCCACCTTATTTTTTCCAATTAAACGTCCCTCTCCAACAGCAACCACCTCACCCCCTTGAGGTTTTGAGAGCGCAGTAGTTGGCAACAGGATACCTCCTGAAGTCTTTTCCTCAGCCGCCTTAATTTTCACCAACACTCTGTCACCCAAAGGCCTGAGTGATGTGTACTGAAGAATTGGGAACATAAGTTTGGTCAGCATTAGCATTGCATTTTCGAAAAAAACAAGACCACGCCTATGCATTTTGGCGCGGAAGTAAATACTAGCGGTAATAGTCTCTCGCTCAATCGACCTAGAACTTAGTGTGCATATAAAAATCAGTGCATCGTCGAATTTTAGAGCTCTATATAATCCATCTTGAAGTTCAGTTTACGCCACCTAATAAAGATGCCGTGGAGTGAATAAGTACTGTGTGGAACACAAAAGCAAGAAAGATCAATAATGACAATTCTCGATCAATCAACCTAACATAGTCAATAAAGAAAATTAACTAGAATCTACTCAAAACCATCCCAATCCAACACTGCACACCACATATATTTGGCAATATCCAGCTATCTGACAAAGAATTGAATAATTCATAAAGCAACATTCTAGAGCATTAATAAAAAACGAAATAAACTTAGAATCAATGAAAACACGGTAAGAAATTCAACAAATAACATCACCAAGAGAAAAAAAGGAGTGAACTACAAAGGAACCTTCGGGGCAACAGTTGTAGCAGCCCTAAGAACAAGACCACGGAACGACCTACGGGCCTCGCCGTTCAGCTTCAAAGGTGAAAACGAAGATAATTTAACTGCATTTGAAGCCCTCAGCCCTTCAAACGAGGTAAACCCTTTAGCTGAAATCGAAGATGCGGCGGAAGTCAGCTGGGTAGTCGCCATTTCTTGCTCTCGCGGTCAAAAACTTCTGAAGAAAAGGAAAAACCCGTCAAAACAAGAACCAAGAAAGCGCAAACCACAGttgatttgaaaaaaaaaatcagataaTACCTCGAATATGAAATTTGATTGCAGAGCGAAGAGAAGAGAGTATGACTCGGAGTATAGTTCTGAGAGGTAGGTTTGCGAATCTGTTGGGGAAGAGGATAACAAAACCCTACGAGATAGAAGTTTTCGATTGAGGGGTTTTTTTGCAATTTCGTAGAGGTTTCTAGAAACTTATTTAGATGAGTGCTCGGTAGCTCGCTCATCTATTTTGCACCACCAAAAATAAATCTATGACATATTAGATGGTGTCGTATATCTATATTAATGAAATAGTTTAACTCGATTTATATTTGCAAcaaaaatactattttttatataaaaaataataatttttcatagattGTGTTGAGTTGAaaattcatctcacaaaattgactcgttAACACACTAATAAGAGTTTTACGAACATATAATTATGTCTCAGCTATTGGAATAGCTACAGGTTGATTACATTCATTTAACATATACAAAAACTCATGTCCAAGTTTCATCATTATGTATTGCTCTGTTCATAGCTGTGACATGCGTTTTGCCAATAGTTGGGCTACTTGTAAACTTCACGCTCAAGATGTTTATTCAttgacgctaatcaagttcttaattaatcaataaatcagtccagattaatctcagattacggtaatcaaattctcgggccttacaattatGCATGTAGTTGGATCACttgtaaacttcacgctccagatgtttaTACCTAAGCATGAGTAGAGTCTTTTAATTATCTCACGTCGGTTGGATAAAATCCATATGctttgaatttataaattttaaataaattgaagaataaaataataattaaatatgttgaaaaatatattcatgTGCGTGGATTATTAATTTGGCAATTTATTATGGGGGTGAACATAATATGTTCTAAACTCTAAaatgtgaatttttttattttggctttataactttaaattgaaataattattgtttgattatgattttatgttattcaAAATCGATCGAATCATTTAAACCATACTTCAATAATGACAATTTTGGTCAAACATTTAGGTGCGATAACTTTTTGCAGCTtggaataaattttttaaaattgaaattcaaCTAAGTTTCACGTTTTAATCCTatttttctcgaaattttcCATGAAAAGTAAGGCTGACTTCCTAAAATTTGTGGGATTAGCATTTCTCTTGTCATTTCACAGTAAATTAATGTTGTTGGACTTTTTTATTCTTAGTACGAAAAAATCGGCAAGACAACAACTCTGATTAAAATAATTGTTTAGCTTTTTGTCCTAATTTGATTACACTATCAATATTTTCGACTATTATATTTTATCTAACTTTTATATTAGATGCCTTTGATGCacgattttaattttgaaaagcacaaattgatgaaaaataaaaaatgaatgcAACGTTTGAGGGTCCAATATAATTAAGACTACGTTTGATTGGaagaataaaataaactaatgattagtatgtaaatgataaaaaaaaaaatgattgcgATAGAAATGTAATATATGATGTAAAATAGTATTatatttggtatgatttttaagtatgagataattttgaattttttgatgaaatgaCGAAATTgcttttttttcattttgaattttttgatgaaatgacgaaattgtttttttctttaCTCCGGCGATGGCAGGCAGGGGTCGGCCGGAATCGGCGGCGGTGGGCGGTTGCCAGCGGCGGTGGGCGGTCGGTAGaaggaagtggtggtgagtttaaatttaggagaagggcaaattggaaaaatatgatGTATTGAGAGtgtgataaataatcctagggagtgaagaaatattattttaacctacattatataacctaatcattaaTAAGAGGGATTAACTTGATTAAATAAAAAACATACCAAACAGGTGATTAAATgagttaaaataaataaataaacccaCCTAATCCTACAAACCAAACGCAACATAAGGGTAAAATGCCTTTAAATCTCCAAGATCAGTCTGTCAGACAAATAGGTTTTGCACTttccattaaaaatattttttacatcCTCTAAGCCCACGTATTTTTTCTGGAATAAAAATAactataaaacaataaaaatatgatatttgatTACCAGATGTTTTCAGATCTGATATTGATCAAACATGTATATCAAGTATAGATATTTTTTCGAATAAAAGTCGATGTAAAACATTGAAAATGTGacattaatatatgatatttgtgtAACAACTCTTTCACATCTTGTATTAATATATTATGTTTCAGC from the Primulina eburnea isolate SZY01 chromosome 3, ASM2296580v1, whole genome shotgun sequence genome contains:
- the LOC140825824 gene encoding 20 kDa chaperonin, chloroplastic-like, whose protein sequence is MATTQLTSAASSISAKGFTSFEGLRASNAVKLSSFSPLKLNGEARRSFRGLVLRAATTVAPKYTSLRPLGDRVLVKIKAAEEKTSGGILLPTTALSKPQGGEVVAVGEGRLIGKNKVEISLKTGTQVVYSKYAGTEVEFDGSNHLILKEDDIVGTLDTDDIKDLKPLNDRVLIRVAEIEEKTTGGLFLTDASKEKPSIGTVVAVGPGRLDDEGDRKPLSVAPGNTVLYSKYAGNDFKGSDGSNYIALRASDVMAILS